A window of the Citrus sinensis cultivar Valencia sweet orange chromosome 9, DVS_A1.0, whole genome shotgun sequence genome harbors these coding sequences:
- the LOC127898659 gene encoding probable glutathione S-transferase, with product MAEVKLHGAWTSAFCYRVIWALKLKGIAYDYIEEDLSNKSALLLKHNPVHKKVPVLVHDEKSVCESIVILEYIEEMWPQNPLMPNDPYDRALAHFWIKFAEDRVSTVWKMFRSVQDQENTMKEILEMLKTVEEHGLGEKKFFHGDKIGLVDIAFASIVYWLQIIEDVAGVKLFKSHKFTRLHAWFEKFKRVPEIEENLPNWGELLVFFKRRREKLVASSSLH from the exons ATGGCTGAAGTGAAGCTTCATGGGGCATGGACGAGTGCATTTTGTTACAGAGTGATATGGGctctgaaattgaaaggcaTAGCATATGATTACATTGAAGAAGATCTCTCTAACAAAAGTGCTTTGCTTTTGAAGCATAATCCAGTTCACAAGAAGGTCCCAGTACTTGTTCATGACGAAAAATCAGTTTGCGAGTCCATTGTTATCCTTGAATACATTGAGGAGATGTGGCCACAGAATCCCTTAATGCCAAATGATCCTTATGATAGAGCTCTGGCTcatttttggattaaatttgCCGAAGATAGGGTTT CTACTGTTTGGAAAATGTTTCGTAGCGTACAAGATCAAGAGAATACAATGAAAGAAATCTTGGAAATGCTAAAAACCGTTGAAGAACATGGCTTAGgagagaagaaattttttcatgGAGACAAGATTGGCTTAGTGGACATAGCATTTGCTTCCATTGTTTATTGGTTGCAAATCATTGAAGATGTAGCAGGagtgaaactatttaaatctCACAAATTCACTCGCTTGCACgcatggtttgaaaaatttaaacgAGTCCCAGAAATTGAAGAGAACCTTCCTAATTGGGGTGAACTATTGGTTTTTTTCAAACGTCGCCGTGAAAAGTTGGTGGCCTCTTCCTCATTGCATTAG